In Oncorhynchus nerka isolate Pitt River unplaced genomic scaffold, Oner_Uvic_2.0 unplaced_scaffold_1380, whole genome shotgun sequence, one DNA window encodes the following:
- the LOC135568854 gene encoding NACHT, LRR and PYD domains-containing protein 12-like, producing the protein MKSDWSMDKNIDFREGDYSPEQRTQQETSESEILSGQSSQSHQTDLASIFSLLEENLMTFVNNELKRYKRILSPEFPEGFESQKQDKEVDAEDEKQESSAREGALKITLHVLRKMNQKELADTLEKNELAVICQRELKSNLKKKFQCVFEGIAKQGNPTLLNKIYTELYITEGGTGEVNNEHELRQIETTTRKQARAETAIKCNDIFKPLTGQDKRIRTVLTKGVAGIGKTVSVQKFILDWAEGKANQDVQFVFSFPFRELNLMKGEKHTLIELLNHFSMETKESRISNYDKNKVLFIFDGLDECRLPLDFQKNKICCDVTKSTSVDVLLTNLIKGNLLPSALLWITTRPAAANQIPPECVDQVTEVQGFNDPQKEEYFRRRFSDEDLASRIISHIKTSRSLHIMCHIPVFCWISATVLEHMLTHKTEEMPKTLTEMYTHLVVFHTKQKNEKYLGKEERGPDWNKESILSLGKLAFQQLVKGNLIFYEEDLKESGIDVNEASVYSGLCTQIFKEECGLYQDKVYCFVHLSIQEFLAAVYVFLSFSNNNENLMAEPQTTSSNDCLLKPEVTVYKSAVDKALQSETGNLDLFLRFLLGLSLESNQKHLRGLLTTKGSSSQSHEETVKYIKEKISENPSPERCINLFHCLNELNDHSLVEEIQRYLRSGSVSSDELLPAQWSALVFVLLTSEKELDAFDLKKYSRSEEGLLRLLPVVKVSRAALLSGCGVTEEGCASLVSALKSNPSNLRELDLSSNDLKDSGVKLLSAGLRNPNCKLETLRLSGCQVTEEGCASLVSALKANPSHPRELDLSNNDLKDSGVKLLSAGLGNPHCKLETLRLSGCLVTEEGCGSLVSALKSNSSHLRELDLSNNDLKDSGVELLSAGLGNPHCKLETLRLSGCLVTEEGCASLVSALRSNPSHLRELDLSYNHPGDSGVRLLSAGLEDPNYRLEKLNVEHGGEYTMKPGLRKYACDLTLDPNTVNRLLFLSEENRKVTCGRKKQPYPDHPERFEVCRQVLCREGLTGRCYWEVEWSGGWPVIGVTYKGINRRGGGKDCGLGWNDKSWSLFCSDNSYTARHNCNTTLIDVPSSGSHRVGVYLDWPAGTLSFYRVSSDSLTHLNTFYTTFTEPLYSGFWVYDDSSVTLIKHNTIF; encoded by the exons atgaagagtgactggtcAATGGATAAAAATATAGACTTCAGAGAGGGAGATTATTCtcctgaacaaag AACCCAACAGGAGAcatcagagtcagagattctcagtggtcagtcttcccagagtcatcaaacagacctggcctctatattcagt ttgcttGAAGAGAATTTGATGACATTTGTGAACAACGAGCTGAAGAGGTacaagaggattcttagtccagaattcccagaaggctttgagagtcagaagcaggataaggaagtggatgctgaagatgagaagcaggagagcagtgccagagagggggctctgaagatcacactgcacgtcctgaggaaaatgaaccagaaggagcttgctgacacactggagaaaa atgagcttgctgtgatttgccaacgtgaactcaaatctaatctaaagaagaagtttcaatgtgtatttgaggggatcgctaaacaaggaaacccaacacttctcaataagatctacacagagctctacatcacagagggtggaacaggagaggtcaataatgaacatgagctgagacagattgagacaacaaccaggaaacaagcaagagcagagactgcaatcaaatgtaacgacatcttcaaacccttaactggacaagacaaacgtatcagaactgtgctgacaaagggagtcgctggcattggaaaaacagtctctgtgcagaagttcattctggactgggctgaaggaaaagcaaatcaggatgtccaatttgtattttcattcccttttcgggagctgaatttgatgaaaggggAAAAACACACTTTGATTGAACTTctcaatcacttctcaatggaaaccaaagaATCAAGAATCTCCAACTACGACAAGaacaaagttctgttcatctttgatggtctggatgagtgccgactgcccctagacttccagaagaacaagatctgttgtGACGTCACAaagtcaacctcagtggatgttctgctgacaaatctcatcaagggaaacctgcttccctctgctctcctctggataactacccgacctgcagcagccaatcaGATCCCCCCTGAGTGTGTTGATCAGGTGACAGAGGTACaagggttcaatgacccacagaaagaggagtacttcaggagaagattcagtgatgaggacctggccagcagaatcatctcacacataaagacatcaaggagcctccacatcatgtgccacattccagtcttttgttggatttctgcaacagtccttgaacacatgctgacaCATAAGAcagaagagatgcccaagactctgactgagatgtacacacaccttgtggtgtttcataccaaacagaagaatgaaaagtatcttgggaaagaagagaggggtccagactggaataaagagagcattctgtcactgggaaaactggcttttcaacagcttgtgaagggcaatctgattttctatgaagaagacctgaaagagtctggcattgatgtcaatgaagcctcagtgtactcaggattgtgcacacagatctttaaagaggaatgtgggctgtaccaggacaaggtgtactgcttcgtgcatctgagcattcaggagtttctggctgctgtatatgtgttccttTCATTCAGCAACAACAATGAAAATCTAATGGCCGAACCTCAAACAACATCCAGCAACGATTGTCTACTGAAGCCAGAAGTTACTgtctacaagagtgctgtggataaagccttacaaagtgagacgggaaacctggaccttttcctccgcttccttctgggcctctcactggagtccaatcagaagcacttacgaggtctactgacaacGAAAGGAAGCAGTtcacagagccatgaagaaacagtcaagtacatcaaggagaagatcagtgagaatccctctccagagaggtgcatcaatctgttccactgtctgaatgaactgaatgaccattctctagtggaggagatccaacGCTACCTGAGATCAGGAAGTGTCTCCAGTGATGAACTCTtacctgcacagtggtcagctctggtctttgtgttgctgacttcagaaaaggagctggatgcgtttgacctgaagaaatactccagatcagaggaaggtcttctgaggctgctgccagtggtcaaagtctccagagctgctct gctgtcaggctgtggagtcacagaggaaggctgtgcttctctggtctcagctctgaagtCAAACCCCTCaaacctgagagagctggacctgagtagcaatgacctgaaggattcaggagtgaagctgctctctgctggactgcgGAATCCcaactgtaaactggagactctgag gctgtcaggctgtcaagtcacagaggaaggctgtgcttctctggtctcagctctgaaggCAAATCCCTCACACCcaagagagctggatctgagtaacaatgacctgaaggattcaggagtgaagctgctctctgctggactggggaatccccactgtaaactggagactctgag gctgtcaggctgtctagtcacagaggaaggctgtggttctctggtctcagctctgaagtCAAActcctcacacctgagagagctggatctgagtaacaatgacctgaaggattcaggagtggagctgctctctgctggactggggaatccccactgtaaactggagactctgag gctgtcaggctgtctagtcacagaggaaggctgtgcttctctggtctcagctctgaggtcaaacccctcacacctgagagagctggacctgagctacaatcacccaggagactcgggagtcagactgctctctgctgggcTGGAGGATCCAAACtacagactggagaaactcaa tgtggaacatggtggagagtacacaatgaaacctgggcttagaaaat atgccTGTGAtctcaccctggacccaaacacagtaaacagactcctctttctgtctgaggagaacagaaaggtgacatgtgGGAGAAAgaagcagccgtatcctgatcacccagagagatttgaggtctgtagacaggtgctgtgtagagagggtctgactgggcgctgttactgggaggtagagtggagtgggggATGGCCGgttataggagtgacatataaaggaatcaacaggagaggagggggtaaggACTGTGGACTCGGATggaatgacaagtcctggagtctgttctgctctgacaacagttACACTGCCAGGCACAATTGTAATACCACTCTCATAGATGTCCCTTCCTCCggctcccacagagtaggagtgtatctggactggccagccggcactctgtccttctacagaGTCTCCTCTGACTCACTGACCCACCTGAACACATTCTacaccacattcactgagcccctctattcAGGGTTCTGGGTTTATGATGACTCTTCAGTGACCCTAATCAAACACAACACAATAttttaa